A region of Myxococcus stipitatus DSM 14675 DNA encodes the following proteins:
- a CDS encoding PLP-dependent cysteine synthase family protein, with protein sequence MRPPCRPLPADGRFLQAIAPTPLVPVRLEADGPTIWCKLEFLNPSGSTKDRIARYMLEKAWRLGELSPGGEVVEASSGSTSIALALASAQMGVRFTAVMPEGVTGERVLTIRAYGGNVVLVPKEAGVRGAILKAEEIARERKAFAPRQFENPDNAEAHRVWTGQEVLSQIPGGLVHGVVSGVGTGGTVVGLYQAFAEAGCPVTAFIARPIAGLGCDIECCSFSPRVPGVVDGMSKLYREADMPGRVELDVSDDEAMRTARALIRRGFPVGPSSGLNYVAAVEAARRLGPGAQVVTVFPDRMERYFSTELIQHSQPTTPGGAA encoded by the coding sequence ATGCGTCCGCCCTGTCGCCCGCTGCCCGCGGATGGCCGCTTCCTGCAAGCCATCGCCCCCACCCCCCTCGTTCCCGTCCGCTTGGAGGCGGATGGCCCCACCATCTGGTGCAAGCTGGAGTTCCTCAACCCCAGCGGCTCCACCAAGGACCGCATCGCGCGCTACATGCTGGAGAAGGCGTGGCGACTGGGCGAGCTGAGCCCGGGTGGCGAGGTGGTGGAGGCGTCCAGCGGCTCGACGAGCATCGCGCTGGCGCTGGCCAGCGCGCAGATGGGCGTGCGCTTCACGGCCGTGATGCCCGAGGGTGTCACCGGCGAGCGCGTGCTCACCATCCGCGCGTACGGCGGCAACGTGGTGCTGGTGCCGAAGGAAGCCGGCGTGCGCGGCGCCATCCTCAAGGCGGAGGAGATTGCCCGCGAGCGCAAGGCCTTCGCGCCGCGCCAGTTCGAGAACCCGGACAATGCCGAGGCCCACCGCGTGTGGACGGGCCAGGAAGTGCTCTCGCAGATTCCCGGCGGCCTGGTGCACGGCGTGGTGAGCGGCGTGGGCACGGGCGGCACCGTGGTCGGCCTGTATCAAGCCTTCGCGGAAGCGGGCTGCCCGGTGACGGCGTTCATCGCGCGCCCCATCGCGGGCCTGGGCTGCGACATCGAGTGCTGCAGCTTCAGCCCTCGCGTCCCCGGCGTGGTGGACGGCATGTCCAAGCTCTACCGCGAGGCGGACATGCCGGGCCGCGTGGAGCTGGACGTGTCGGACGACGAGGCCATGCGCACCGCGCGCGCCCTCATCCGCCGAGGCTTCCCCGTCGGCCCCTCCTCCGGCCTCAACTACGTGGCCGCGGTGGAAGCGGCGCGTCGGCTGGGCCCGGGCGCGCAGGTGGTGACGGTGTTCCCGGACCGCATGGAGCGCTACTTCTCCACCGAGCTGATTCAGCACTCGCAGCCCACGACTCCGGGCGGCGCCGCCTGA
- a CDS encoding sensor histidine kinase: protein MEMDVASPGPYGYEGRLAPHTMSPAPPLILNVDADASTRALTSRILGLAGFQVREAGSGAEALALADERTDLVILEVRLPDIRGREVCRELKASPRTRGVLVLQLSAQAVAPGDQALDVRHGADGYLATPVDPEELVAQVQALLRLRRAEQEVHTLSMEVARQRQLLDMAMASAADPIALYDATGRLLFANQAALVFAARGAHDVLAPVLSLEEQEAKDPSLAPFFRLMEVALRTGEVQRGAFTVPTAPGPRHFDFTLSPTSGADGRVAALMATARDVTQARGEEEFREQFIGMLGHDLRNPLNALSMSAQQLKRKGNLDERQTALTERILTSADRMNRMIRQLLDFARARLGGGVPVVPSACDVFDIAHRTVDEMRASHPGRKLVLEVLGQGAGAWDGDRLEQAFSNLLANALKYSPEDSPVRMWGEARERDVVLRVHNGGPPIPPEDVPHVFAAWRRGTRAVQHESSAPSGLGLGLYITRQILLAHGGEVSVESSLSGGTTFTVRLPRG from the coding sequence ATGGAGATGGATGTGGCGAGCCCTGGGCCCTACGGCTACGAAGGGCGCCTGGCCCCGCACACCATGAGTCCTGCTCCTCCGCTCATCCTCAATGTCGACGCCGACGCGAGCACGCGCGCGCTGACGAGCCGCATCCTGGGGCTCGCGGGCTTCCAGGTGAGGGAGGCGGGCTCCGGCGCGGAGGCCCTGGCGCTGGCGGACGAGCGCACGGACCTGGTCATCCTCGAGGTCCGCCTCCCGGACATCCGAGGCCGGGAGGTGTGCCGCGAGCTGAAGGCCTCGCCTCGCACCCGAGGGGTGCTCGTCCTCCAGTTGTCCGCGCAGGCCGTGGCGCCGGGCGACCAGGCGCTCGATGTGCGGCACGGCGCGGACGGCTACCTGGCGACGCCGGTGGACCCGGAGGAGCTGGTCGCGCAGGTCCAGGCCCTGCTGCGGCTGCGGCGGGCCGAGCAGGAGGTGCACACGCTGTCCATGGAGGTGGCGCGGCAGCGCCAGTTGCTGGACATGGCGATGGCCTCCGCCGCGGACCCCATTGCCCTCTACGACGCCACCGGCCGGCTGCTCTTCGCGAACCAGGCGGCGCTCGTGTTCGCGGCGCGTGGGGCGCATGACGTCCTGGCGCCGGTCCTCTCGCTGGAGGAGCAGGAGGCGAAGGACCCGTCCCTGGCGCCCTTCTTCCGGTTGATGGAGGTGGCGCTGCGCACGGGCGAGGTGCAGCGCGGCGCCTTCACCGTGCCGACGGCTCCGGGCCCGCGTCACTTCGACTTCACGCTGTCGCCGACGTCGGGCGCGGACGGGCGCGTGGCCGCGCTGATGGCCACCGCGCGCGACGTCACCCAGGCGCGAGGCGAGGAGGAGTTCCGCGAGCAGTTCATCGGCATGCTGGGGCATGACCTGCGCAACCCGCTCAACGCGCTGTCCATGTCCGCGCAGCAGCTCAAGCGCAAGGGCAACCTGGACGAGCGCCAGACGGCGCTCACCGAGCGCATCCTCACCAGCGCGGACCGGATGAACCGGATGATCCGCCAGCTCCTCGACTTCGCTCGCGCGAGGCTGGGCGGCGGTGTCCCGGTGGTGCCGTCGGCGTGCGACGTGTTCGACATCGCGCACCGCACGGTGGACGAGATGCGCGCCAGTCACCCGGGGCGGAAGCTGGTGCTGGAGGTGCTCGGCCAGGGAGCGGGCGCGTGGGATGGGGACCGGCTGGAGCAGGCGTTCAGCAACCTGCTGGCGAACGCGCTCAAGTACAGCCCCGAGGACAGCCCCGTGCGGATGTGGGGCGAAGCGCGGGAGCGGGACGTGGTGCTGCGCGTCCACAACGGAGGCCCCCCGATTCCTCCCGAGGATGTGCCGCACGTCTTCGCCGCCTGGCGCCGAGGGACGCGCGCCGTGCAGCACGAGTCGAGCGCTCCTTCGGGCCTGGGGTTGGGGCTCTACATCACGCGGCAGATCCTGCTGGCCCACGGCGGCGAGGTGTCGGTGGAGTCCAGCCTGTCGGGCGGGACGACGTTCACGGTGCGACTGCCCCGAGGCTGA
- a CDS encoding DEAD/DEAH box helicase: protein MPPQISLDFAAECEAHPALASFHPVVRRWFAERLGEPTRPQVEGWPLIQAGHDVLIAAPTGSGKTLTAFLAALDSLFRLALEGGLEDRTQVLYVSPLKALGNDVQKNLLQPLEELLTRARAEGYTPKDLRVQVRSGDTPASERSQMVRRPPHILITTPESFYLYLTAERARATLRGVRTVIVDEIHALARDKRGSHFTLSMERLKALTEVRPQLIGLSATQKPLDAIAGFLTGASHLECRKVEVGHLRPWDMTLEIPDAELSSLASHEMWGQVYDRLVALSGAHRTTLIFVNTRKMAERVAHDLGERLGEGLVAAHHGSMAREIRLAAEEKLKDGRLRVMVATASLELGIDVGNVDLVVQLGTTKAISVLLQRVGRAGHHKAAISKGILFAMTRDELVECAALLNAVREGDLDRVIIPQKPLDVLAQQVVAACACEEWDERALFSLFKRAHPYRDLTWEEYQSVLEVLSEGVADRRGRAGIHLHRDRVNQRLKGRRGVRITALTNGGAIPDTFTFSVTAEPEGKVVGTLDEDFAVESSPGDVFLLGSTAWRIQRVMGSTVVVEDARGAAPNVPFWRGEAPGRTDELSLQVGRLREDLLARDDAAGFLEKELRMPQPAVDALLGYLRLGRKMLDAMPSQNLVVAERFFDEAGGMQLIIHAPFGSRINRAWGMALRKRFCRSFDFELQAAATEDGILLSLGEQHSFPLADIFDFLHPDNVEEVLVQAVLQSPLFGTRFRWVATRALALNRMMSGKRVPPNLQRARSEDLLAAVFPAQVGCQDNHGGGDVELPDHPLVKQTMDDCLHESMDVEGLREVLRRMKDGRIRLEARDVPEPSVLSHAMIHSQPYTFLDDAPAEERRVRNVALRRAMPAEDAAAFGALDAAAIATVVEDASPPMRDEDELHDLLLQWVLVRDTEVPRGLAEPLFQQGRVAWLELPGGRFLVAAERGNAVRVLFPDAVLVPPLPVLAHDRPVDREAAVLMVVRGRMENVGPTTVAELARRCVLSEDDVNAAMYQLEMQGTVLRGQFRPLEVPLAPGEAPALEWCDRRLLQRIHRMTVGRLRREIEPLSGRDFMRFLFRWHHMEDVEALRGSTGFLKAVRLLQGYEAPASAWERFLLPARMRGYTPDLLERACYGGEVAWGRLTMKEPKPVAGPRRGAPVTPPEPETPAPTRSRASPTRNAPLTFALREDLEWMLVAARPHAVLADGDVWTPPDLSVAAKDVVSVLERRGACFFQDLVSRARRLPSEIEDALWELVARGLVTADAVQNLRILQSPAHRKRQKLLQRGGPGRWSLLAPAEPKTPDEVMDGLARLFLQRYGIVWRDLVMREALAPTWRELLFVYRRMEARGEVRGGRFVAGFVGEQFALPEAVDMARAVRRQPPSGVRIQISGVDPLNLTGVVTPGPRVPAMPNNVVTYVDGVPGGVDAQADDDEEDAGEDSEGGVAQPS, encoded by the coding sequence ATGCCCCCGCAAATCAGCCTCGACTTCGCCGCCGAATGTGAGGCGCATCCAGCGCTGGCGAGCTTCCATCCCGTGGTCCGCAGGTGGTTCGCCGAGCGCCTGGGGGAACCCACGCGTCCGCAGGTCGAGGGGTGGCCGCTCATCCAGGCGGGGCACGACGTGCTCATCGCCGCGCCGACGGGCAGTGGCAAGACACTCACCGCGTTCCTCGCGGCGCTGGACTCGCTGTTCCGCCTGGCGCTGGAGGGCGGGCTGGAGGACCGCACGCAGGTGCTCTACGTGTCGCCGCTCAAGGCGCTGGGCAACGACGTGCAGAAGAACTTGCTCCAGCCGCTGGAGGAATTGCTCACCCGGGCGCGCGCGGAGGGCTACACCCCGAAGGACCTGCGCGTGCAGGTGCGCAGCGGGGACACGCCCGCGTCGGAGCGCTCGCAGATGGTGCGCCGGCCTCCGCACATCCTCATCACCACGCCGGAGTCGTTCTACCTCTACCTCACCGCCGAGCGCGCGCGGGCGACGCTGCGCGGGGTGCGCACCGTCATCGTCGACGAAATCCACGCGCTCGCACGCGACAAGCGCGGCAGCCACTTCACGCTGTCGATGGAGCGGCTCAAGGCCCTGACGGAGGTGCGTCCGCAGCTCATCGGCCTGTCCGCCACGCAGAAGCCGCTGGACGCCATCGCGGGCTTCCTCACGGGCGCGTCGCACCTCGAGTGCCGCAAGGTGGAGGTGGGCCACCTGCGTCCGTGGGACATGACGCTGGAGATTCCAGACGCGGAGCTGTCCTCGCTCGCGAGCCACGAGATGTGGGGCCAGGTCTATGACCGGCTGGTGGCGCTGTCGGGCGCGCACCGCACCACGCTCATCTTCGTCAACACGCGGAAGATGGCGGAGCGCGTGGCGCATGACTTGGGTGAGCGCCTGGGCGAGGGGCTGGTCGCGGCGCACCACGGCAGCATGGCGCGCGAAATCCGGTTGGCCGCGGAGGAGAAGCTGAAGGACGGGCGGCTGCGCGTCATGGTGGCCACCGCGTCGCTGGAGCTGGGCATCGACGTGGGCAACGTGGACCTCGTCGTCCAGCTGGGCACCACGAAGGCCATCTCCGTGCTGCTCCAGCGCGTGGGCCGCGCGGGCCACCACAAGGCGGCCATCTCCAAGGGCATCCTCTTCGCGATGACGCGCGACGAATTGGTGGAGTGCGCCGCGCTCCTCAACGCCGTGCGAGAGGGGGACCTGGACCGGGTCATCATTCCGCAGAAGCCGCTGGACGTGCTGGCACAGCAGGTGGTGGCGGCGTGCGCCTGTGAAGAGTGGGACGAGCGCGCGCTGTTCAGCCTCTTCAAGCGGGCGCACCCGTATCGGGACCTGACGTGGGAGGAGTACCAGTCCGTGCTGGAGGTGCTGTCGGAAGGCGTCGCCGACCGGCGCGGACGTGCGGGCATCCACCTGCACCGGGACCGCGTGAATCAGCGGCTCAAGGGCCGGCGCGGCGTGCGCATCACCGCGCTGACCAACGGCGGCGCGATTCCCGACACCTTCACCTTCAGCGTCACCGCCGAGCCGGAGGGCAAGGTGGTGGGCACGCTGGATGAGGACTTCGCGGTGGAGTCATCGCCCGGAGACGTCTTCCTCCTGGGCAGCACCGCGTGGCGGATTCAGCGGGTGATGGGGAGCACCGTGGTCGTGGAGGACGCGCGAGGCGCGGCGCCCAACGTCCCCTTCTGGCGGGGCGAGGCCCCCGGCCGCACCGACGAGCTGTCGCTCCAGGTGGGCCGGCTGCGCGAGGACCTGCTCGCGCGCGACGACGCGGCCGGCTTCCTGGAGAAGGAGCTGCGCATGCCGCAGCCCGCGGTGGACGCGCTCCTGGGCTACCTGCGGCTGGGGCGGAAGATGCTGGACGCGATGCCCAGCCAGAACCTCGTGGTGGCCGAGCGCTTCTTCGATGAAGCGGGCGGCATGCAGCTCATCATCCACGCCCCCTTCGGCAGCCGCATCAACCGGGCCTGGGGCATGGCGCTGCGCAAGCGCTTCTGCCGCTCGTTCGACTTCGAGCTCCAGGCCGCGGCGACGGAGGACGGCATCCTCCTGTCGCTGGGCGAGCAGCACTCGTTCCCGCTGGCGGACATCTTCGACTTCCTGCACCCGGACAACGTGGAGGAGGTGCTGGTGCAGGCGGTGCTCCAGTCTCCGCTGTTCGGCACGCGCTTCCGCTGGGTGGCCACGCGGGCGCTGGCGCTGAACCGGATGATGAGCGGCAAGCGCGTGCCGCCCAACCTCCAGCGCGCGCGCAGCGAGGACCTGCTGGCCGCTGTCTTCCCGGCGCAGGTGGGCTGTCAGGACAACCACGGCGGCGGCGATGTCGAGCTGCCGGACCATCCGCTGGTGAAGCAGACGATGGACGACTGCCTCCACGAGTCCATGGACGTGGAGGGGCTGCGTGAGGTGCTGCGGCGCATGAAGGATGGCCGCATCCGGTTGGAGGCCCGCGACGTGCCGGAGCCGAGCGTCCTCTCGCACGCGATGATTCACAGCCAGCCGTACACCTTCCTCGACGATGCGCCCGCCGAGGAGCGCCGCGTGCGCAACGTGGCCCTGCGCCGCGCGATGCCGGCCGAGGACGCCGCGGCCTTCGGCGCGCTGGACGCCGCCGCCATCGCCACCGTCGTGGAGGACGCCTCGCCGCCCATGCGCGACGAGGACGAGCTGCACGACCTCCTCCTCCAGTGGGTGCTGGTGCGGGACACGGAGGTGCCTCGGGGCCTCGCGGAGCCGCTGTTCCAGCAGGGCCGGGTGGCGTGGCTGGAGCTGCCCGGTGGACGCTTCCTCGTCGCGGCGGAGCGGGGCAACGCGGTGCGGGTGCTCTTCCCGGACGCGGTGCTGGTGCCGCCGCTGCCAGTGCTGGCGCATGACCGGCCCGTGGACCGTGAGGCCGCGGTGCTCATGGTGGTGCGCGGGCGCATGGAGAACGTGGGCCCGACGACGGTGGCGGAGCTGGCTCGGCGGTGTGTGCTGAGCGAGGACGACGTCAACGCGGCGATGTACCAACTGGAGATGCAGGGCACGGTGCTGCGCGGACAGTTCCGTCCGCTGGAGGTGCCGCTCGCGCCGGGAGAAGCTCCCGCGCTGGAGTGGTGCGACCGGCGTCTGCTCCAGCGCATCCACCGGATGACGGTGGGGCGGCTGCGGCGCGAAATCGAGCCGCTGAGCGGGCGCGACTTCATGCGCTTCCTCTTCCGCTGGCACCACATGGAGGACGTGGAGGCGCTGCGGGGCTCCACGGGGTTCCTCAAGGCGGTGCGGTTGCTCCAGGGCTATGAGGCACCGGCCTCCGCGTGGGAGCGCTTCTTGTTGCCCGCGCGCATGCGGGGTTACACGCCGGACCTGCTGGAGCGGGCCTGCTACGGAGGCGAGGTGGCCTGGGGCCGCCTCACGATGAAGGAGCCGAAGCCCGTGGCGGGACCTCGCCGGGGTGCGCCGGTGACGCCTCCGGAGCCGGAGACTCCCGCGCCCACGCGCTCACGGGCCTCGCCCACTCGCAATGCGCCGCTGACCTTCGCGCTGCGAGAGGACCTGGAGTGGATGCTCGTGGCGGCGCGGCCCCATGCGGTGCTCGCGGATGGCGATGTATGGACGCCGCCGGACCTCAGCGTCGCCGCGAAGGACGTGGTGTCGGTGCTGGAGCGGCGCGGCGCGTGCTTCTTCCAGGACCTGGTGTCGCGCGCGCGGCGCCTGCCGTCGGAAATCGAGGACGCGCTGTGGGAGCTCGTCGCCCGGGGACTGGTGACAGCGGACGCGGTGCAGAACCTGCGCATCCTCCAGAGCCCCGCGCACCGCAAGCGGCAGAAGCTGTTGCAGCGCGGAGGCCCGGGACGCTGGAGCCTGCTCGCGCCCGCGGAGCCGAAGACGCCGGACGAGGTGATGGATGGCCTGGCGCGCCTGTTCCTCCAGCGCTACGGCATCGTCTGGCGCGACCTGGTGATGCGCGAGGCGCTGGCGCCCACGTGGCGTGAGCTGCTGTTCGTCTATCGGCGGATGGAGGCGCGAGGCGAGGTGCGGGGCGGGCGCTTCGTCGCGGGCTTCGTCGGAGAGCAGTTCGCGCTGCCGGAGGCGGTGGACATGGCGCGCGCGGTGCGGCGGCAGCCTCCGTCCGGCGTGCGGATTCAAATCTCCGGGGTGGACCCGCTCAACCTCACGGGCGTGGTGACTCCGGGGCCGCGCGTGCCCGCCATGCCGAACAACGTCGTCACCTACGTCGACGGTGTCCCCGGGGGCGTGGATGCCCAGGCGGATGACGACGAGGAGGACGCGGGCGAGGATTCAGAGGGCGGCGTGGCCCAGCCGAGCTGA
- a CDS encoding metallophosphoesterase family protein, producing the protein MRILTLDDSPSQRWPYLEAAPRGGTRTAWFPLLRGTVDVLPDDVSALLVLSDLQGVAPHRVFDGEMTLLGEMLADEVALLGELGELPPPGSVGVVLAGDLYSAPGANVRGASGDVRSVWQAFARYFRWVVGVAGNHDSFGGPREQTRFQQRPGIHLLDGEVVELEGLRFAGVGSIIGNSDKPGRREEATHLRLLRDTLRERPELLVLHQGPNVEGTDLRGSPLIRECVQKCTGLLVVCGHAHWDSPLATLASGVQVLNVDSRAVLLERAAPQPKASA; encoded by the coding sequence ATGCGAATCCTGACTTTGGATGACTCACCCAGCCAACGCTGGCCCTACCTCGAGGCCGCGCCGCGCGGTGGAACCCGCACCGCGTGGTTCCCGCTGCTGCGCGGCACGGTGGACGTGCTCCCCGACGACGTCTCCGCGCTGCTCGTGCTCTCCGACCTCCAGGGCGTCGCGCCCCATCGGGTCTTCGATGGAGAGATGACCCTGCTCGGAGAGATGCTGGCCGACGAGGTCGCGCTGCTCGGCGAGCTGGGAGAGCTGCCGCCCCCGGGGAGCGTGGGCGTGGTGCTCGCGGGGGACCTGTACTCGGCCCCTGGCGCGAATGTGCGCGGGGCCTCCGGCGATGTGCGGTCCGTCTGGCAGGCCTTCGCCCGGTACTTCCGCTGGGTGGTGGGCGTGGCGGGCAATCACGACTCGTTCGGCGGGCCGCGCGAGCAGACCCGCTTCCAGCAGCGGCCGGGCATCCACCTGCTCGATGGCGAAGTGGTGGAGCTGGAGGGACTGCGCTTCGCGGGCGTGGGCTCCATCATCGGCAACTCCGACAAGCCCGGGCGGCGAGAGGAGGCCACTCATCTGCGGCTGCTCCGCGACACCCTGCGCGAGCGCCCCGAGCTGCTGGTGCTGCACCAGGGTCCCAACGTCGAGGGCACCGACCTGCGCGGCAGTCCCCTCATCCGCGAATGTGTCCAGAAGTGCACGGGACTGCTGGTCGTCTGCGGCCACGCCCACTGGGACTCCCCGCTCGCCACGCTCGCGAGCGGAGTCCAGGTGCTCAACGTGGACAGCCGGGCCGTGCTGCTCGAGCGCGCGGCCCCGCAACCGAAGGCCTCCGCCTGA
- a CDS encoding DUF420 domain-containing protein: MSNAPSASLEPRVTDRAFYVFTGVISVAALAFIAWILLGQRAGVEGVDLRFLPSVNASLNATAAALLIAGWVAIKKGARRVHQYLMVAAFAASALFLVCYLAYHYVHGDTRYAGDWRGLYLCILASHVLLSMGVVPLALVAFYFAWRKEFTRHRKVTRWLAPIWVYVSVTGVVVFFMLRGSAPSIL, encoded by the coding sequence ATGTCGAACGCCCCGTCCGCTTCGCTCGAACCCCGCGTCACTGACCGGGCTTTCTACGTTTTCACTGGCGTTATCTCCGTAGCCGCACTCGCATTCATTGCGTGGATCCTCCTGGGGCAGCGCGCGGGGGTGGAGGGCGTGGATCTGCGCTTCCTTCCGTCCGTCAACGCGAGCCTCAACGCGACGGCGGCGGCGCTGCTCATCGCGGGCTGGGTGGCCATCAAGAAGGGCGCGCGGCGTGTGCACCAGTACTTGATGGTGGCGGCCTTCGCGGCGTCGGCGCTCTTCCTGGTCTGCTACCTCGCCTACCACTACGTGCACGGCGACACGCGCTACGCGGGTGACTGGCGCGGGCTGTACCTGTGCATCCTGGCCAGCCACGTGCTGCTGTCCATGGGCGTGGTGCCGCTGGCGCTGGTGGCGTTCTACTTCGCGTGGCGCAAGGAGTTCACCCGGCACCGCAAGGTGACGCGGTGGCTGGCGCCCATCTGGGTGTACGTGTCGGTGACGGGCGTGGTGGTGTTCTTCATGCTGCGTGGGAGCGCGCCCAGCATTCTCTGA
- a CDS encoding lipoprotein has translation MRRLLLTAALVVLSAGCSKSEEAKSGPTQDGTLEPVANPHQPGDFEPLPDPEAQGGSVGRAPRRLTVAQLDAAIQEAVGRRWGGSDGIDARATSLGRADFALVASENTEPNLVFAKFLEDGARVVCIGQAADEVKLTDASKRTLSRTLPGTWDDLRKLSSAQVNEFLVYNSLRFWGAPLEGEELTKWARFFTQAAARAETAKRRSDVLAVMCIAMLTDSRFITY, from the coding sequence ATGCGCCGCCTGCTCTTGACCGCCGCGCTCGTCGTCCTGAGCGCCGGCTGCAGCAAGTCCGAGGAAGCGAAGTCCGGCCCCACGCAGGACGGGACGCTCGAGCCGGTGGCCAACCCCCACCAGCCCGGGGACTTCGAGCCGCTGCCGGACCCGGAAGCCCAGGGTGGCAGCGTGGGCCGCGCGCCGCGCCGGCTCACCGTCGCGCAGCTCGACGCCGCCATTCAGGAAGCCGTGGGCCGCCGCTGGGGCGGAAGTGACGGCATCGATGCTCGCGCCACGTCGCTGGGCCGCGCTGACTTCGCGCTGGTGGCCAGCGAGAACACCGAGCCGAACCTGGTGTTCGCCAAGTTCCTGGAGGACGGCGCGCGTGTCGTGTGTATCGGCCAGGCCGCGGACGAGGTGAAGCTGACGGACGCGTCCAAGCGGACGCTGTCCCGCACGCTCCCTGGCACATGGGATGACCTGCGCAAGCTGTCGAGTGCGCAGGTCAATGAGTTCCTGGTCTACAACTCGTTGCGCTTCTGGGGTGCTCCTCTGGAGGGCGAGGAACTGACGAAGTGGGCCCGTTTCTTCACCCAGGCGGCTGCCCGGGCGGAGACGGCCAAGCGGCGGTCGGATGTGTTGGCGGTGATGTGCATCGCCATGCTGACCGATTCGCGGTTCATCACCTACTGA
- a CDS encoding DUF1501 domain-containing protein, which produces MKKNRLDENHRPERRTFLKAAAGFMGSTLFGGVPFRAFAQAATLAPADRCFVFVYFNGGWDQLLAFDPKDPDEFTPDRAAETRILPGYNLINDPARFSTIPLRPELPGVGRSNIDFGPAVGRLANHFDLMTVVRGINMNTLGHEVGYRYFLTGKMPIGSAARGSSTATEIVGQMKPRVPISNIAFNVESYNDRYPGYANALRVSRKDDLLLTLKPSSQLLDSDIEKQLTDFRGQPITCEQAAYGARGVGTTYQNSRDQMHQVMAQQMESSFRFEANNEEMEEVRRRYGLDQGGRYDTEAGRAAMVATALKKGIAQCVTINLTGGLDTHFGSQLVHASNQRRGFDALASLVDDLRKSDHPSGGKFMDHTTIMVFSEFSRTPLINSAGGRDHHLCNSCMIMGAGVKHNYVFGRSGDIGMSPGTFDLRNGASDPNGENIFPEHVIATVLASAGLDYSITRVEPLRPILA; this is translated from the coding sequence ATGAAGAAGAATCGCCTCGACGAGAATCACCGTCCAGAGCGCCGCACCTTCCTCAAGGCCGCGGCGGGATTCATGGGCTCCACGCTGTTCGGTGGCGTGCCCTTCCGTGCCTTCGCGCAGGCGGCCACGCTGGCGCCGGCCGACCGTTGCTTCGTCTTCGTGTACTTCAACGGCGGCTGGGACCAGCTGCTCGCCTTCGACCCGAAGGACCCGGATGAGTTCACCCCGGACCGCGCGGCCGAGACGCGCATCCTCCCGGGCTACAACCTCATCAACGACCCGGCGCGCTTCTCCACGATTCCCCTGCGCCCGGAGCTGCCGGGCGTGGGTCGCTCCAACATCGACTTCGGTCCCGCGGTGGGTCGCCTGGCGAACCACTTCGACCTGATGACGGTGGTGCGCGGCATCAACATGAACACGCTGGGCCACGAGGTGGGCTACCGCTACTTCCTCACCGGGAAGATGCCCATCGGCAGCGCGGCGCGTGGCTCCTCCACGGCGACGGAAATCGTGGGGCAGATGAAGCCCCGCGTGCCCATCTCCAACATCGCCTTCAACGTGGAGTCGTACAACGACCGCTACCCCGGCTACGCCAACGCCCTGCGCGTCAGCCGCAAGGATGACCTGCTGCTCACGCTCAAGCCCAGCTCGCAGCTGCTGGACAGCGACATCGAGAAGCAGCTCACCGACTTCCGCGGTCAGCCCATCACCTGCGAGCAGGCCGCCTACGGCGCGCGCGGCGTGGGCACCACGTACCAGAACAGCCGCGACCAGATGCACCAGGTGATGGCGCAGCAGATGGAGTCGTCGTTCCGCTTCGAGGCGAACAACGAGGAGATGGAGGAGGTCCGCCGCCGCTACGGGCTGGACCAGGGCGGGCGCTACGACACCGAGGCGGGCCGCGCCGCGATGGTGGCCACCGCGCTCAAGAAGGGCATCGCCCAGTGTGTCACCATCAACCTCACGGGCGGCCTGGACACGCACTTCGGCTCGCAGCTCGTCCATGCCTCCAACCAGCGCCGAGGCTTCGACGCGCTCGCCAGCCTGGTGGACGACCTGCGCAAGTCCGACCACCCGAGCGGCGGGAAGTTCATGGACCACACCACCATCATGGTGTTCTCCGAGTTCTCCCGCACGCCGCTCATCAACAGCGCCGGCGGCCGCGACCACCACCTGTGCAACTCCTGCATGATCATGGGCGCGGGCGTGAAGCACAACTACGTCTTCGGCCGCAGCGGTGACATCGGCATGTCGCCGGGCACGTTCGACCTGCGCAACGGCGCGTCGGACCCCAACGGCGAGAACATCTTCCCCGAGCACGTCATCGCCACGGTGTTGGCGTCGGCGGGCCTGGACTACAGCATCACCCGCGTGGAGCCCCTCCGTCCCATCCTCGCCTGA